The proteins below come from a single Aegilops tauschii subsp. strangulata cultivar AL8/78 chromosome 6, Aet v6.0, whole genome shotgun sequence genomic window:
- the LOC109734318 gene encoding protein LPA3, whose product MAMATNYSIFNAPFIFKPSAPHNQVTNWRFPTISSGVGGGSIFTISRRNLRTWFHVCAVTGDQSTRDVFSANFPSDYTELIVQAKEATESAFKDGKQLLEIEFPTAGLQSVPGDGEGGIEMTGSMLLIREFCDRFVPAEKVTRTRIFFPEAKEVTFARQSAFEGCSLKLDYLTKPSLFEDFGFTTKVKMADRVRPEDEIFLVAYPYFNVNEMLVVEELYKEAVLNTERKMIIFNGELDRIRSGYYPPFFYPKLGELSKTFLPKLETIYYIHNFKGSKGGALFRCYPGPWKVLRKVGGSFVCLHEQEEMPSLKEVALDILPSA is encoded by the exons ATGGCCATGGCAACCAATTATTCAATCTTCAATGCACCGTTTATCTTTAAACCATCTGCCCCGCATAATCAA GTTACAAATTGGAGATTTCCTACAATTAGCAGTGGTGTTGGTGGTGGGAGCATTTTCACTATATCAAGGAGGAATTTAAGAACTTGGTTCCATGTCTGCGCTGTCACTGGGGACCAGAGCACCCGCGACGTCTTCAGTGCAAATTTCCCAAGCGATTACACAGAACTAATAGTGCAG GCTAAAGAAGCTACAGAATCAGCTTTTAAGGATGGAAAACAGCTATTG GAAATAGAGTTTCCTACAGCAGGACTACAATCTGTACCAG GCGATGGCGAAGGTGGAATCGAGATGACAGGAAGCATGCTTCTCATTAGAGAATTTTGCGATCGCTTCGTACCTGCAGAGAAAGTTACCAGGACCAGAATT TTCTTCCCTGAGGCAAAAGAGGTTACTTTTGCAAGACAGTCAGCTTTTGAAGGGTGTTCATTGAAATTGGATTACCTAACAAAACCATCCTTATTCGAAGATTTTGGTTTTACAACGAAGGTCAAAATGGCAGACCGTGTGCGGCCTGAAGACGAGATATTCCTTGTGGCTTATCCCTATTTCAATGTCAATG AAATGCTTGTGGTGGAAGAGCTTTACAAGGAAGCAGTTCTTAATACAGAACGGAAAATGATTATCTTCAATGGAGAACTAGATCGGATAAGAAGTGGAT ATTACCCGCCCTTTTTCTATCCAAAGCTGGGTGAACTTTCCAAGACCTTTCTTCCGAAACTGGAGACCATTTACTATATTCACAATTTTAAAGGATCCAAAGGGGGAGCACTTTTCAG GTGTTACCCTGGCCCTTGGAAGGTGCTGAGGAAAGTAGGCGGCAGCTTCGTCTGTTTGCATGAACAAGAGGAGATGCCGTCACTGAAAGAAGTGGCCCTCGACATACTTCCTTCTGCCTAG